A window of Phytoactinopolyspora mesophila contains these coding sequences:
- a CDS encoding alpha/beta fold hydrolase, whose translation MDLSEEFSWNGRRVRWGSAGDGPPVVFCHGTPWSSALWAPFAEALAGEFRVYLWDMPGYGQSSKDAEHRVSLDIQGELLADLLVHWNLDEPHVVAHDYGGAVSLRAHLLHGARYSSLALVDVVALAPWGSEFFRLVRDHAEVFAALPPVIHDGALRAYIEGASHRGLGAAELDMLVQPWRGTAGQPAFYRQIAQADQAYTDEIEPLYPSVDLPVLVAWGTEDTWIPVDRAHRLSELIPGARLELIEGAGHLIQLDAPVALSTSLHRWLTSR comes from the coding sequence GTGGATCTGAGCGAGGAATTCAGCTGGAACGGCCGGCGGGTGCGCTGGGGAAGCGCCGGGGACGGCCCGCCCGTCGTTTTCTGTCATGGGACGCCGTGGTCGTCGGCGCTATGGGCGCCGTTCGCCGAGGCGCTGGCCGGAGAATTCCGCGTGTATCTGTGGGACATGCCCGGGTATGGGCAGTCGTCGAAGGATGCCGAGCATCGGGTCTCGCTTGATATTCAGGGGGAGTTGCTGGCCGACCTGCTTGTTCACTGGAACCTCGATGAGCCGCACGTGGTGGCCCACGACTATGGCGGTGCGGTCTCACTGCGGGCACACCTGTTGCACGGAGCGCGATACTCGTCGCTGGCGCTGGTCGACGTCGTCGCCCTGGCACCGTGGGGCTCGGAGTTCTTCCGGCTGGTCCGGGACCATGCCGAGGTGTTCGCGGCGTTGCCGCCGGTGATTCACGACGGCGCTCTCCGGGCGTATATCGAGGGTGCCAGCCACCGTGGACTCGGCGCGGCCGAGCTCGATATGCTGGTCCAGCCCTGGCGCGGCACCGCAGGTCAGCCGGCGTTCTACCGGCAGATCGCGCAGGCTGATCAGGCCTATACCGATGAGATCGAGCCGCTGTATCCGTCAGTCGATCTGCCAGTGCTGGTCGCATGGGGGACCGAGGACACCTGGATCCCGGTGGACCGGGCACATCGGCTGTCCGAGCTGATTCCCGGTGCCCGGCTCGAGTTGATCGAGGGCGCGGGACACCTCATTCAGCTCGACGCGCCCGTCGCGCTGTCGACCAGCCTGCACCGCTGGCTCACCTCCCGATGA
- a CDS encoding VOC family protein, whose protein sequence is MPRIDYVIWFVQSLERSVAFYRDLIGLDVRLEGDGYVEFTMENTKFALFERAKLPELIGRTGGQAPCGEIAFVVNDVDSEAVRLRAAGADILTGPTDRPWRQRTLHVADPDGNVVEFAQNL, encoded by the coding sequence ATGCCCCGGATTGACTACGTGATCTGGTTCGTGCAGTCGCTCGAGCGGTCGGTGGCGTTCTATCGCGACCTGATCGGCCTCGACGTCCGGCTCGAAGGTGACGGGTACGTGGAGTTCACCATGGAGAACACCAAGTTCGCGCTGTTCGAGCGAGCAAAGTTGCCCGAACTGATCGGCCGGACGGGCGGCCAGGCTCCGTGTGGCGAGATCGCGTTCGTCGTCAACGATGTCGATTCCGAAGCCGTTCGGCTGCGAGCAGCCGGAGCAGACATCCTCACCGGCCCGACCGACCGGCCGTGGCGGCAACGCACGTTGCATGTTGCCGATCCGGACGGGAACGTCGTCGAGTTCGCGCAGAACCTGTGA
- a CDS encoding uridine kinase: MVSCSNRREAVLQSIAATLARLVPDPYLLVAVDGVDGAGKTVFADELAPYLIARGRPVIRATVDRFHNPKHVRYRRGRDSPEGFYRDSYNYPQLKEYLLDPLRPSGSGLIRRAAFDHEHDAPVDAPLESIEPGAVLVLDGIFLHRRELLRYWDFSIFLDVTTEVSVDRCAARDGTSPDPEAAANRRYVEGQRLYLKESMPKKHASIVVENSALDAPRII, encoded by the coding sequence ATGGTCAGTTGCAGCAACCGACGCGAGGCTGTGCTTCAGTCGATCGCCGCCACCCTGGCTCGGCTCGTTCCCGACCCCTACCTGCTGGTTGCCGTGGACGGAGTCGACGGCGCCGGCAAGACCGTCTTCGCGGACGAGCTTGCGCCCTACCTGATAGCCCGCGGTCGGCCCGTCATCCGAGCAACCGTCGACCGATTCCACAACCCGAAGCACGTACGCTACCGCCGTGGCCGAGACTCGCCCGAGGGATTTTACCGAGACTCGTACAACTACCCGCAGCTCAAGGAGTACCTCCTCGACCCGCTCCGCCCAAGCGGGTCTGGCCTGATTCGCCGCGCGGCGTTCGACCATGAACACGACGCGCCGGTGGACGCGCCGCTCGAATCCATCGAACCCGGAGCGGTGCTAGTCCTCGACGGGATTTTCCTACACCGAAGGGAACTGCTTCGATACTGGGACTTCTCGATCTTCCTCGATGTCACCACGGAGGTGTCGGTGGACCGGTGCGCCGCCCGCGACGGCACGTCGCCCGATCCGGAGGCCGCCGCCAACCGCAGATACGTCGAAGGGCAACGGCTGTACCTGAAAGAATCCATGCCGAAGAAACACGCGTCGATAGTCGTTGAGAACTCGGCTCTCGACGCGCCCCGCATCATCTAG
- a CDS encoding SDR family NAD(P)-dependent oxidoreductase: MRHVIVTGGGTGIGRAVGAWFADHGDDVTILGRRADVLKRTADEIGATAVVCDLSAPQQIESALEQLPERIDVLVNNAGGNANVPQLDAHDDLTPLAQIAQGWRDNFDANVLTAVLATSALEKRLQDDGRVITIGSIAARTGAGSYGAAKAAIEAWNVTIAAEFGARGITANVVAPGLIVETEFFRGRLSQERRDRLVAATRTGRAGTPEDVAAVVGFLASPAARHVTSQVVHVDGGAYSGL; this comes from the coding sequence ATGAGGCACGTCATCGTGACGGGAGGCGGCACCGGCATTGGGCGCGCAGTCGGGGCCTGGTTCGCCGATCATGGCGACGACGTCACCATCCTCGGGCGGCGAGCAGACGTCCTGAAGCGGACGGCCGACGAGATCGGCGCGACGGCCGTCGTCTGCGACCTGTCCGCACCGCAGCAGATCGAGTCCGCGCTCGAACAGCTTCCCGAGCGGATCGACGTCCTGGTGAACAACGCCGGGGGCAACGCGAACGTCCCTCAGCTCGACGCCCACGACGATCTCACGCCGCTGGCTCAAATCGCGCAGGGCTGGCGGGACAATTTCGACGCCAACGTGCTGACCGCGGTGCTCGCCACGTCGGCGCTGGAGAAGCGTCTCCAGGACGACGGCAGGGTGATCACCATCGGCTCGATCGCGGCGCGAACCGGAGCGGGTTCCTATGGCGCGGCCAAAGCCGCCATCGAAGCCTGGAACGTGACCATCGCGGCGGAGTTCGGCGCCCGGGGCATCACCGCCAACGTGGTCGCGCCCGGCTTGATCGTCGAAACCGAGTTCTTCCGGGGCCGCCTGAGTCAGGAGCGTCGAGACAGGCTCGTCGCGGCTACCCGCACCGGGCGCGCCGGCACGCCGGAGGACGTTGCGGCCGTCGTGGGCTTCCTGGCCTCACCCGCCGCACGGCACGTGACGTCGCAGGTGGTGCACGTCGACGGTGGTGCATACTCGGGACTTTGA
- a CDS encoding PQQ-binding-like beta-propeller repeat protein: protein MPVRRRKWFVPAAAALLVVGGIAGFAGWQASQHSCTDAIPDADLPDVTVMTTPDELDEAIDRQITEQFGQSLDDQSIITDRITEAYDPAPPFGQPRLTMIDHPRDTDLAGNGIVLQSHGRNLAVTDSSTGQTTWARDQRGISYGTLSFGDRLAMAQVPENQALTVATVDVTDGEVLACAQIGEAVENPGYRVRQAAGAAVGDDSVALIQRQPGDQFGLFMVDVREGEIRWQRTVELDTMPELVDGAGDALVASQVPPGSTEAWSFTVDRRDNYPPEMLRLHAFSLADGTPIWDFGLDHDAGEQHFVHQVIGTTSERVVVRASRFDESSETIENHVIGLDATTGEPRWSHQLPPSPFDSYSEGRVFGDVVIVAETDDDPDSLYGSLVGYHASTGDQLWQTENVTSSLERGALLDDTAVLPGLSRRGILTIDLQSGDTSTAFDGLDVSEIIVDDTTLGVTFFFHGDPTLILYDRAG from the coding sequence GTGCCAGTGCGCCGGCGCAAATGGTTCGTTCCCGCCGCAGCGGCTCTCCTCGTCGTTGGTGGCATCGCCGGTTTCGCCGGTTGGCAGGCGTCACAACACAGCTGCACCGACGCCATCCCTGATGCCGACCTCCCCGACGTCACGGTCATGACGACGCCAGACGAGCTCGACGAGGCCATAGACCGACAGATCACGGAGCAGTTCGGCCAGTCCCTGGACGACCAGTCGATCATCACCGACCGAATCACCGAGGCATACGATCCGGCGCCGCCGTTCGGGCAGCCCAGGTTGACGATGATCGATCACCCGCGGGACACGGATCTGGCGGGCAACGGCATCGTGCTCCAATCACACGGCCGGAATCTCGCTGTCACTGACAGCTCTACTGGCCAGACAACGTGGGCTCGCGATCAACGGGGCATCTCGTACGGCACGTTGTCTTTCGGCGACCGGCTGGCCATGGCGCAAGTACCGGAGAATCAAGCGCTCACCGTGGCAACTGTCGACGTCACCGACGGTGAAGTCCTCGCCTGCGCGCAGATTGGTGAAGCCGTGGAGAATCCCGGCTACCGGGTTCGCCAGGCGGCCGGCGCGGCAGTCGGCGATGACTCCGTCGCTCTGATTCAACGACAGCCTGGCGACCAATTCGGGCTGTTCATGGTGGACGTGCGGGAGGGGGAAATCCGCTGGCAGCGGACAGTAGAGCTGGACACCATGCCGGAGCTGGTTGACGGGGCTGGTGACGCGCTGGTCGCCAGTCAGGTGCCACCGGGCTCGACCGAGGCGTGGTCCTTCACTGTCGATCGCCGGGACAACTACCCGCCGGAGATGCTGCGCCTGCATGCCTTCTCTCTCGCCGACGGCACGCCGATCTGGGACTTCGGCCTCGACCACGACGCCGGAGAACAGCATTTCGTACACCAGGTCATCGGCACCACCAGCGAACGCGTTGTCGTCCGCGCGTCCCGGTTCGACGAGTCGAGCGAAACCATCGAGAACCATGTGATCGGGCTCGACGCGACGACTGGAGAACCTCGGTGGTCACATCAGCTGCCGCCCTCGCCTTTCGACTCCTACAGCGAGGGGAGGGTATTCGGCGACGTCGTGATCGTCGCCGAAACCGACGACGACCCAGACTCGCTGTACGGCTCGCTGGTCGGATACCACGCCAGCACCGGCGACCAGCTCTGGCAGACCGAGAATGTCACGTCGAGCCTGGAAAGAGGCGCGCTGCTGGACGACACGGCCGTCCTCCCCGGCCTCTCACGTCGTGGCATTCTCACGATCGACCTGCAGTCCGGCGACACCAGTACCGCGTTCGACGGCCTCGACGTGTCAGAGATCATTGTCGACGACACGACGCTCGGCGTCACGTTCTTCTTCCACGGCGATCCCACTCTAATTCTGTACGACCGGGCAGGCTGA
- a CDS encoding YbhB/YbcL family Raf kinase inhibitor-like protein → MALNIKDLKITSPDIGPDARLDDRHAKDRENTPPVLRISGVPDGTAELALVCHDPDAPLPWGFTHWTLYGIPADTKELGSDADIQFRPGPNNFGAEGYGGPRPPAGHGPHRYYFWVYALSRSVEGAPSLREFLDDYGDAIIEQNRVVGIYER, encoded by the coding sequence ATGGCGCTGAACATCAAGGACCTGAAGATCACCAGCCCGGACATCGGCCCGGACGCACGCCTGGACGATCGGCACGCCAAGGACCGCGAGAACACGCCGCCCGTGCTGAGAATCAGCGGCGTGCCGGACGGCACTGCCGAGCTCGCGCTCGTCTGCCACGATCCGGACGCTCCCCTGCCATGGGGTTTCACCCACTGGACGCTGTATGGCATCCCGGCCGACACCAAAGAGCTCGGCAGCGACGCGGACATCCAGTTCCGGCCCGGACCCAACAACTTCGGAGCCGAAGGCTACGGCGGGCCCCGCCCGCCGGCCGGGCACGGCCCGCACCGCTATTACTTCTGGGTGTATGCCCTGAGCCGTTCCGTCGAGGGGGCGCCGTCCCTGCGTGAGTTCCTGGACGACTATGGCGACGCGATCATCGAGCAGAACCGAGTGGTGGGGATCTACGAGCGGTAG
- a CDS encoding class I SAM-dependent methyltransferase: protein MRQHPDRVRWNTRYQQSPPDFEPHPLVGAALAAELPDGPVLELACGRSGSALALAAEGRQVVAVDISDLALSQLAGEARRRGLNDRIKIVLTDVSSYQPEANTFALVMAAFFWDATAFRAGCGAVQPGGLIGWEALATTPGHDGRASRSRVPHGELSARLPAWFEVLIEEHHTTDQRQSTMVLARRSRI from the coding sequence CTGCGGCAACACCCGGACCGGGTCAGATGGAACACCCGCTACCAGCAGTCTCCACCCGATTTCGAACCACATCCACTCGTCGGCGCGGCCCTGGCCGCGGAGCTTCCCGACGGCCCCGTATTGGAGCTTGCCTGCGGGAGGTCGGGTAGCGCGCTGGCGCTGGCAGCCGAAGGCCGCCAGGTGGTCGCCGTCGACATCTCAGATCTCGCGCTCAGCCAGCTTGCCGGAGAGGCCCGGCGTCGCGGTCTGAACGACCGCATCAAGATCGTTCTGACCGACGTATCGTCATATCAGCCGGAGGCGAACACCTTCGCCCTGGTCATGGCTGCGTTCTTCTGGGATGCCACGGCGTTCCGGGCTGGGTGCGGGGCCGTGCAGCCTGGCGGACTGATCGGCTGGGAGGCGCTGGCCACCACACCCGGCCATGACGGCAGGGCCAGCCGCTCGCGAGTCCCGCACGGCGAGTTGAGCGCGAGGTTACCTGCCTGGTTCGAGGTACTCATCGAAGAACACCACACAACTGATCAACGTCAATCTACTATGGTCCTGGCCCGACGGTCGCGAATCTAG
- a CDS encoding MarR family winged helix-turn-helix transcriptional regulator yields MSTLRDDVDDIQDAWQRERPDIPAGSIGVITRIWRVGKLLEEDRRRTMRRLGIDVATRDLLSTLRRSGPPYALPPRELAQRCAVSPGAISQRVSRAEADELVRRHKDTTDGRGVIVELTAKGHDLIERSVDELLRHEEDLLSGLSSSERTALSDLLRTLLSDLRQRSAAPLSPPPHH; encoded by the coding sequence ATGAGTACGCTGCGCGACGACGTCGACGACATCCAGGACGCCTGGCAACGCGAACGGCCCGACATCCCCGCCGGGTCCATCGGGGTGATCACTCGGATCTGGCGGGTCGGAAAGCTCCTGGAGGAAGACCGTCGACGCACCATGAGGCGGCTGGGAATCGATGTCGCGACCCGTGACCTGCTCAGCACGCTCCGGCGCTCAGGGCCGCCATACGCGCTACCACCCAGGGAGCTCGCCCAACGATGCGCGGTGAGCCCTGGGGCGATCTCTCAACGAGTGAGCCGCGCGGAGGCCGACGAGTTGGTCCGGCGGCACAAAGACACGACGGATGGGCGGGGTGTGATCGTCGAGCTCACCGCCAAAGGCCACGATCTGATCGAACGATCCGTAGATGAGCTGCTACGCCACGAGGAAGACCTGCTGTCCGGCCTCAGCTCGTCCGAGCGCACCGCACTCAGCGACCTGTTACGCACCCTGCTCTCCGATCTCCGGCAGCGCTCAGCGGCTCCGTTGAGTCCTCCTCCGCACCACTAG
- a CDS encoding NUDIX domain-containing protein, with translation MPVSPYIRRLRAAIGQDLILLPAVAVLPRDEHGRILLVRQSDTKQWATIGGSIEIDEDPATTAVREAQEEAGVEVELTRLVTALGGPQFRLTYPNGDRTSYVSLVYEARVVSGEPEPDNDETIDVGWFGLEELSDIDLGDFARSMFSALGLLDPATSSPRPT, from the coding sequence ATGCCAGTCTCGCCATATATCCGCCGGCTGCGTGCGGCCATCGGCCAGGACCTGATCCTCCTGCCGGCCGTCGCCGTCCTGCCCCGCGACGAGCACGGCCGCATTCTGCTGGTCAGGCAGTCGGACACCAAGCAGTGGGCCACCATCGGAGGATCAATCGAGATCGACGAAGACCCCGCGACAACTGCCGTACGGGAAGCCCAAGAAGAGGCGGGTGTGGAGGTGGAGCTGACGCGGCTCGTCACCGCACTCGGCGGTCCCCAGTTCCGGCTGACCTATCCGAACGGCGACCGCACGTCGTACGTCAGCCTCGTCTACGAAGCGCGCGTCGTTAGCGGCGAGCCGGAACCGGATAACGACGAGACCATAGACGTCGGCTGGTTCGGCCTAGAGGAACTATCCGACATCGACCTGGGCGACTTCGCCCGCAGCATGTTCTCCGCCCTCGGCCTTCTCGACCCCGCCACCAGTTCTCCCCGCCCCACCTAA